The DNA segment TTTTCATAACATTATCTACCGTCTTCAGAGAATTCGACAGCACCCATAGAAAGGGTATTAACATTATGAATGCGCCCAGCGTCAGCACTATATAATAAAATATTCTTTTCATATCATCAGTTTTCATAATGCACCCATTTCTTCTCAAATTTTCTTTGTATTACTGTAATAATTAATATGATGATAAACAACATCCACGCCAATGTAGAAGCCGGTCCCATCTTCCCGTAGATAAATGCCTCTCGGTAGACCATCAAATTCACTACATTGTTTCTGTCAGGAAGTGAATAAACATCAAACATGGTAAGAAATACATCGAATGCTGTGAACGCTGAAATCGTTGACAGGATCATAGTCAAAAATACCATAGGCGATATCATAGGAACCGTAATTTTTCTGAATATGGCAGCTTTTCCTGCCCCTTCCGTTGTTGCGGCCTCCACAATTTCTTTCGGAACACTTTGCATCGCAGAAAGTAGGATTACCATAGTCTGTCCCATGCCTTTCCACACATTCATCAAAGCAAGACTGCCAATTGCCACCCACCACTTATCACTGTCGTACCAATAAGAGCCTTCAAAACCCAGGGAACGCAAAATATAATTAATCAGCCCATAATCATAACCATATAAAAACTTCCACACAATGGCTCCTGCAACCCAGGGGGTCACATTGGGCAGAAAGTAGCAGGCCCGAAACCCCCCTTTAAATTTAATCTTCTGGTTTAACATATTGGCAATGACAAGAGCAAAGATGGTTTGAAGAGGCACAAAAATTGCTGCAAAGTATAAAACATTTCGAAAGGATATCCAAAATGCCGGATCCTTAAATGAGTTAATCCAGTTCTTTAATCCGACAAACTTTGGAGGATTAAACATATCCCAGTCTGTGAAAGAGATATATCCCGAAAACAACACAGGGAAAACAAAAAACACAGCAGTTCCTATAATGAATGGTAAAACAAACAGCAGCCCCCAAAAGTTACTTTTTCTCATCATTGCCTCCTATTTTTCATAATTCTCGTCGAGTACCTCTTGAACACTTTTTTTAATCTGTTTCAGTCCGGATTCTGGATCCGTCTTTCCATCCATAATATCGTTGAATACTGGCTGTGCCGCTGTCCGCCATTCATTCCAGCATTTATTCTCATCCAATGTTACCCCAGATTCATCGACACCCTCTGTGTAAGCTTTTTTATTGAGTGGCTTAAACTGTAAGTTTTCCATATACGTAAGTGCTTCTTTATTAACAGGTATCGTAGATCCACTGTCAGCAACAATCTTCTGTACCTCCGGACTCAGATAATACTTTAAGAATGTCCACGCAGCTTCTTTATTCTCTTCTTTGGCTTTTGAGAATATCATCCAGGTGTTGTTTACATTCGGTACAATTCTTTCTTCGCCGTCAAATGCCTTTGGCATTTTAACAGTATCGTAATTGAGATCCGGAAAGTTAGTATTTAACACGGTATTTCCTAAGCTATATTGCAGAAAAACCATCGCACCCATTCCGTTTCCAAATACCTGATGCGTTCCCCCAAGTTCATTGAATGTCGAGCGCGCCGGACTGATCTTATAGGTATTAACAGTATTTGCCCATTCCGTAATTCCTTTCAGAGACTTTTCATCGTCGAATACAGCATTTTCCTTCGTCTCATCCAAAGCCTGTCCTCCGGCGGAATGAATCCACGGAAACCATCCATCTGTAATTCCTCCCGAAGTGATCAAACCATAAACATCTGTCTTCCCATCTCCGTCTGTGTCCTTTGTCAGTTTTTTTGCCGCCTCAATCATATCTTCATAGGTCCAGTCATCCGTAGGATACGAAACCCCGGCTTCATCAAACAGATCTTTGTTATAAGCAAGTGCAATCGGATTGCCTCCGTGAGGAACGCCCCAGACGCTTTCCCCTACCTGTGCCGAAAACAAAGTGGAAGCAAATTCATCTTCATTTAAATCCCTTTCTATATAAGGCATTAAATCTTCTGCCGCTCCCTTATCTCCATATCCCAAAACAGCAGCATTCTCCTGAAACCAGATATCCGGAGCTGTCCCGCCTGCAATCTGAGTCGTAATCTTCTTCGTGAAATCTCCCCAGGGTGCCTCATCAATATCGAGTTTTATATCCGGATATTCGTTTTGAAATCCCTCTATAATTTCTTTATTGGTCACATCATATCCGCCCGGAAGCCCGATTCTCAAGGTCACAGCTTTCGAAGATTTTTTCTCTGATTTCTGCTCTACACCAGAATCAGCAGCTGATTTATCTCCTGTTGCCTTCGAATCCTGCCCTTTTGAAGAACCACATCCCCCCATCAGCATAATTGCTGCTCCTGTCATAACCAATGCGCTTACCAATCTTTTTTTCATTCTTACCTCTCCTTTTCTTTTTGGTAAATTACCCCTGTGGGTGTTTTAGTAAATCTTTAATTTTTACTTTCTGGTTTTCAGCAATCGAAAGATTAGCCGCAGCCCCGATAAGCAGTGACATTGCACCATCCATGGAACTGGCAAGGACTCCCAGATCATCCTCAACATCATTTTTAATCAGCA comes from the Blautia liquoris genome and includes:
- a CDS encoding carbohydrate ABC transporter permease; the encoded protein is MMRKSNFWGLLFVLPFIIGTAVFFVFPVLFSGYISFTDWDMFNPPKFVGLKNWINSFKDPAFWISFRNVLYFAAIFVPLQTIFALVIANMLNQKIKFKGGFRACYFLPNVTPWVAGAIVWKFLYGYDYGLINYILRSLGFEGSYWYDSDKWWVAIGSLALMNVWKGMGQTMVILLSAMQSVPKEIVEAATTEGAGKAAIFRKITVPMISPMVFLTMILSTISAFTAFDVFLTMFDVYSLPDRNNVVNLMVYREAFIYGKMGPASTLAWMLFIIILIITVIQRKFEKKWVHYEN
- a CDS encoding ABC transporter substrate-binding protein codes for the protein MKKRLVSALVMTGAAIMLMGGCGSSKGQDSKATGDKSAADSGVEQKSEKKSSKAVTLRIGLPGGYDVTNKEIIEGFQNEYPDIKLDIDEAPWGDFTKKITTQIAGGTAPDIWFQENAAVLGYGDKGAAEDLMPYIERDLNEDEFASTLFSAQVGESVWGVPHGGNPIALAYNKDLFDEAGVSYPTDDWTYEDMIEAAKKLTKDTDGDGKTDVYGLITSGGITDGWFPWIHSAGGQALDETKENAVFDDEKSLKGITEWANTVNTYKISPARSTFNELGGTHQVFGNGMGAMVFLQYSLGNTVLNTNFPDLNYDTVKMPKAFDGEERIVPNVNNTWMIFSKAKEENKEAAWTFLKYYLSPEVQKIVADSGSTIPVNKEALTYMENLQFKPLNKKAYTEGVDESGVTLDENKCWNEWRTAAQPVFNDIMDGKTDPESGLKQIKKSVQEVLDENYEK